The following coding sequences are from one Sphingomonas sp. OV641 window:
- a CDS encoding glycosyltransferase 61 family protein produces MLGDDPESMLLRHNRSGQVVDHFAPAPRDPVILRGSYAYLGRTFGHFGHIMSEMIHRILPSRQVAKRPHWLIVHQRGSPPTFEALAPVAQAMLRLLGVNERNCTVIAKDTIVEELLIVEAGAELGSVPKDWYLDLLNRRGPGRGPLDDTFPKKVYVSRSGLEDKSGLLGEKVLESILVDAGFHIMHSEKLPLPRQFALYRNAEVLLFAEGSACHGVELFGHDTLRHAILMNRRPKVATAFDRVLAPRARRFDHFTGNPFFGTAAFNGRGDPRADRGVSAIALHDLVAFLAEIGVATVPRVPALAYLAAAHADLTLYTDRATAVTRRLQPELLPKQLALVERLHDVFTASVQAGARIGPVPRHPMPA; encoded by the coding sequence GTGCTGGGCGACGATCCGGAAAGCATGCTGCTGCGGCACAATCGTTCAGGCCAGGTAGTGGACCATTTCGCGCCCGCGCCGCGCGATCCCGTGATTTTGCGGGGTTCCTACGCCTATCTCGGACGGACGTTCGGCCATTTTGGCCACATCATGTCCGAAATGATCCACCGCATTCTGCCGTCCCGGCAGGTGGCGAAGCGGCCGCACTGGCTGATCGTGCATCAGCGCGGCAGCCCGCCGACGTTCGAGGCACTGGCGCCGGTTGCGCAGGCGATGCTGCGCCTGCTGGGGGTGAATGAGCGTAATTGCACGGTGATCGCGAAGGACACGATTGTCGAGGAGCTGCTGATCGTCGAGGCGGGCGCGGAATTGGGCAGCGTGCCCAAGGACTGGTACCTCGATCTGTTGAACCGGCGCGGGCCGGGACGGGGGCCGCTGGACGATACCTTTCCGAAGAAGGTGTACGTTTCGAGGAGCGGACTCGAGGACAAATCCGGGCTGCTGGGCGAGAAGGTACTCGAATCCATCTTGGTGGACGCGGGCTTTCACATCATGCACAGCGAGAAGCTACCGCTGCCGCGGCAATTTGCACTGTATCGCAATGCCGAGGTGCTGTTGTTTGCCGAGGGGTCGGCGTGCCACGGCGTGGAGTTATTCGGCCATGACACGCTGCGCCACGCCATTCTGATGAACCGCCGGCCAAAGGTTGCGACCGCGTTCGATCGCGTGCTGGCGCCGCGTGCGCGGCGCTTCGACCATTTCACGGGCAACCCGTTCTTCGGCACCGCAGCGTTCAACGGGCGGGGCGATCCGCGCGCCGATCGCGGCGTATCCGCCATCGCGCTGCACGATCTGGTAGCGTTTCTGGCGGAGATCGGCGTGGCGACGGTGCCGCGGGTGCCGGCGCTTGCCTATCTCGCGGCGGCCCATGCCGATCTGACGCTCTATACCGATCGCGCTACCGCCGTGACGCGGCGATTGCAGCCCGAGCTGCTGCCGAAGCAGCTGGCGCTGGTCGAGCGGCTGCATGACGTGTTCACCGCATCGGTCCAAGCGGGGGCGCGGATCGGGCCGGTGCCGCGCCACCCCATGCCGGCCTAG
- a CDS encoding Coenzyme F420 hydrogenase/dehydrogenase, beta subunit C-terminal domain, with the protein MPSPDPLTPSDIVASGLCIGCGGCATSGMAWDRYGQRKPSAATLNHYRHGGPVLSDARGGVDGPGMTSGATTPRHPGLEPGSNAPHTLSPAASSPAPTAFAQTCPFSPTARNEDQLAAARFPRAPHHDPRLGRYEANYVGHAHQAPFRERGSSGGMVSWVAADLLASGQIDGVAHVIPATGDRLFHYRISRTPEQILQGARSRYYPVDLAEVLAEIRATPGRYAIVGIPCFIKAVSLLREQDPILNERVTHLLGLFCGHMKSAAFVDSFAWQLGVPRDEVRAVEYRRKDPDRPANWYTAHLTLNDGTARWQDWFHLADGDWGAGFFQNSACDACDDVVAECADVSFGDAWVEPYSSDGRGTNVVIVRSPEIAASIANAIDNGRLALEQVDADFIAGTQAAGFRQRRDGLAYRLTWQKRRVTPVKRVAPRATGHPPRRRAIYRTRAAIAWWSHRMSWAAKRLNWPMLYVGWAKASLYVYQALAYKRGRLGKWLARLDGGEG; encoded by the coding sequence ATGCCCTCGCCTGACCCCCTCACCCCGTCGGACATCGTAGCCTCGGGCCTGTGCATCGGCTGCGGCGGTTGCGCGACCAGCGGCATGGCGTGGGACCGCTACGGCCAGCGCAAGCCCAGCGCCGCCACCCTCAACCATTACCGTCATGGCGGCCCTGTCCTGAGCGACGCCAGAGGCGGCGTCGACGGGCCCGGCATGACGAGCGGGGCGACCACCCCCCGTCATCCCGGCCTTGAGCCGGGATCCAACGCGCCGCACACGCTGTCACCCGCCGCTTCGAGCCCGGCCCCCACAGCGTTCGCGCAAACCTGCCCCTTCTCCCCCACCGCCCGAAACGAAGACCAACTCGCCGCCGCCCGCTTCCCACGCGCCCCACACCACGATCCCCGCCTCGGCCGCTACGAAGCCAATTACGTCGGCCACGCCCACCAAGCGCCCTTCCGGGAGCGCGGCAGCAGCGGGGGCATGGTAAGCTGGGTCGCCGCCGACCTGCTCGCGTCCGGCCAGATCGACGGCGTCGCCCATGTCATTCCCGCGACCGGCGACCGCCTGTTCCACTACCGGATCTCGCGCACGCCCGAGCAGATCCTCCAGGGCGCCCGCTCGCGCTACTACCCCGTCGACCTCGCTGAGGTGCTCGCGGAAATCCGCGCCACGCCCGGTCGCTATGCGATCGTCGGCATTCCGTGCTTCATCAAGGCGGTAAGCCTGCTGCGTGAGCAGGACCCGATCCTGAACGAGCGCGTCACCCACCTCTTGGGCCTTTTCTGCGGCCACATGAAAAGCGCCGCCTTTGTCGACAGCTTTGCCTGGCAGCTAGGGGTTCCGCGTGACGAGGTGCGCGCCGTGGAATATCGCCGCAAGGATCCGGATCGCCCCGCCAATTGGTACACCGCGCACCTGACGCTCAACGACGGCACCGCGCGCTGGCAGGACTGGTTCCACCTCGCCGACGGAGACTGGGGCGCCGGCTTCTTCCAGAACTCCGCATGTGACGCCTGCGACGACGTGGTCGCCGAATGCGCCGACGTCTCCTTCGGCGATGCCTGGGTGGAGCCCTATTCGTCAGACGGCCGCGGCACCAACGTCGTGATCGTCCGCAGTCCGGAAATCGCCGCCAGCATCGCCAATGCGATCGACAACGGCCGCCTCGCCCTTGAACAGGTCGACGCCGATTTCATCGCGGGAACCCAAGCCGCCGGCTTCCGCCAGCGCCGCGATGGCCTAGCCTATCGCCTCACGTGGCAGAAGCGCCGCGTGACGCCCGTCAAGCGCGTCGCTCCCCGCGCCACCGGCCACCCGCCGCGCCGCCGCGCCATCTACCGCACCCGCGCCGCCATAGCCTGGTGGAGTCACCGCATGTCCTGGGCCGCGAAGCGCCTGAACTGGCCGATGCTCTATGTGGGTTGGGCCAAGGCCAGCCTCTACGTCTATCAGGCGCTCGCTTACAAACGCGGTCGCCTCGGCAAGTGGCTCGCCCGGCTGGATGGCGGGGAGGGCTAG